From a single Cyprinus carpio isolate SPL01 chromosome A3, ASM1834038v1, whole genome shotgun sequence genomic region:
- the LOC109049507 gene encoding insulin-like growth factor-binding protein complex acid labile subunit — MNHFVPLLLYTLVTSVVLADPNKKESRPSQEPRLLVDPKPSEEPNGQKSEPCSKGCTCSQDDYSLELNVYCSTRNFTEVPSDFPLSTHSLWLDGNLFSNLAAAAFEKLSNLEFLNLQSGLLVSLDGHVFRGLNSLAHLHLERNNIRSLPGIVFQGTPNLASLSLNNNQLSRIDDKLFAGLSHMWLLNLGWNSLSVLPEMGFQDLHGLRELVLAGNRLAYLQPQLFQGLTELKELDLTGNYLKVIKANVFLKLPKLQKLYLAENQIVTVAPRAFVGMKSLRWLDLSRNRLSALHDETFLGLYSLHVLRLSNNSIGSLRPGTFRDLQYLEELCLCHNQIRALGVKVFEGLGHLEVLNLGNNRLQEARMGTFIGLNHLAVIKLTGSCFHSLPDQIFKGLSKLHSIHLDRSCLTKVSAQSFIGLTGLRRLFLQHNNISMVERQSFVELQGLQQLDLRYNQLTSINSHTFHGLKNLDYLLLSGNLIHNLPAEALLPLQHLSWLDLSGNRLEFILNVTIYMLPRLRYLNLKDNVLVNLPASIPNSLDQLWLSGNNWKCDCSAKPFRDFFLQKPQVVPLQVEMLGEGEEPHTLVTIYNNITCASPPSVSGLDLRNIGSEHFRDC; from the coding sequence ATGAACCACTTTGTACCACTATTGTTGTACACACTGGTGACATCAGTGGTGCTGGCAGACCCCAACAAAAAGGAATCCAGACCCTCACAGGAGCCAAGACTCTTGGTAGATCCAAAGCCCTCAGAGGAACCCAACGGCCAAAAAAGTGAGCCTTGCTCAAAGGGATGCACCTGTAGCCAAGATGACTACAGCTTAGAGCTCAATGTCTACTGCAGCACACGTAACTTCACCGAGGTTCCCTCCGACTTCCCTCTATCTACACACTCCTTATGGCTGGATGGAAACCTGTTTTCTAACTTAGCAGCGGCTGCTTTTGAAAAGCTGTCCAATCTGGAGTTCCTGAACCTACAGAGTGGCTTGCTGGTATCCCTCGATGGCCATGTCTTTAGAGGTCTGAATTCCCTTGCTCACCTGCACCTTGAGAGAAACAATATTCGTTCATTACCTGGCATAGTCTTTCAGGGAACACCCAACCTTGCATCCCTCAGTCTCAACAATAACCAGCTGTCTCGAATAGATGACAAGTTGTTCGCTGGACTCAGCCACATGTGGTTGTTGAACCTAGGATGGAATTCACTGTCTGTCCTGCCTGAGATGGGGTTCCAGGACCTACACGGATTACGAGAGTTGGTCCTTGCTGGGAATCGTCTGGCGTATCTCCAACCACAGCTATTTCAGGGACTCACTGAGCTCAAAGAATTGGACTTAACTGGAAACTATCTGAAAGTTATTAAGGCAAACGTGTTTCTGAAACTCCCAAAGCTGCAGAAGCTTTATCTGGCCGAAAACCAGATAGTGACCGTGGCACCTAGGGCATTTGTAGGCATGAAATCTTTGAGATGGTTGGACCTCAGCAGAAATCGTCTATCTGCACTTCATGATGAAACTTTCCTCGGGTTGTACAGCCTGCACGTGCTTCGCCTGTCAAATAATTCAATTGGTAGCCTAAGACCCGGGACCTTCCGTGACCTGCAGTATCTTGAGGAACTCTGCCTTTGCCACAACCAGATTCGAGCCTTGGGAGTGAAAGTTTTTGAAGGGCTGGGTCATCTAGAGGTGTTGAACTTGGGGAACAACCGGCTACAAGAGGCACGCATGGGCACATTTATAGGCCTGAATCACCTTGCTGTGATAAAACTTACTGGCAGCTGTTTCCACAGCCTACCGGATCAAATTTTCAAGGGTCTGTCAAAGCTCCACAGTATTCATCTTGATAGAAGCTGTCTGACAAAAGTCTCAGCCCAAAGTTTCATCGGTCTAACAGGTCTTCGTCGCCTCTTcctacaacacaacaacatttctATGGTTGAGCGTCAGAGTTTTGTGGAACTACAAGGGCTGCAACAGCTTGATCTAAGGTACAATCAGTTAACATCTATCAATTCACACACGTTTCATGGCCTGAAGAACCTTGATTACCTGCTGCTGTCAGGCAACCTAATTCACAATCTTCCTGCTGAGGCCTTACTGCCTCTGCAACACCTGTCTTGGCTGGATCTCTCTGGAAACAGGCTGGAGTTCATACTTAATGTGACCATATACATGCTGCCACGTTTGCGTTACTTGAACCTGAAAGACAATGTACTGGTCAACCTCCCAGCTTCTATACCCAATAGCTTGGATCAGCTCTGGCTCTCAGGTAACAACTGGAAATGTGATTGCAGTGCTAAACCCTTTCGAGATTTCTTTCTACAGAAGCCACAGGTGGTTCCGCTGCAGGTTGAAATGCTTGGGGAAGGTGAGGAGCCCCACACACTTGTCACAATATACAATAACATCACATGTGCCAGCCCACCCAGCGTTTCTGGACTTGACCTGCGGAACATCGGCAGTGAACATTTTCGGGACTGTTAA
- the LOC109049517 gene encoding dynein axonemal assembly factor 8 isoform X2 has protein sequence MQKNLHLDDIISKIPSLDSDLSSSDNEGEMSVLKQLTLVTHLPKGSSMNLECPKVKPFTSWMDDSQKGDSNPRLPVGHKTEESLNEKVPEKTEHNVPLQQKANKTDWIETEFCPVLSLTPLDTWDLDQVLQTLQQHKPLVKPIQSDTCRGNESEINENDLMKQLVAFCEKKVNEMEIKTHVSSTKTHNIQESSLRYTGQQMNETSAQLQHNQDSPTIYIDLRNNAFQTKQSVISQSNSVVSPANPDKKKSSTKKTSNTNARANGQKREFSGKSLLLRKMRQSEESMLEMSGSWRNPQDFAGDKQKNSSGKRIKENHDSETSCNEPGIRQVSVCCPTVKHDQRKQNTPSSHIPAARNKQREQHSHKFRWQKDLKFLQAFRPEYLNNCPEAAERTDILYEPEVSYLPSVNTLPPDLQMKECLLLTVSLSSPGVVAGRTQRKTKTKDSALIKSHVYNALIAWFMSLTDPKTCGRKGNKLDAPFWVAGLQQFYKEDGLALYICAMSHEDCRTGCRNSRMKKVESDESLFYRRVCKFFAQTPLKTVAFWVPQLNHLLEEQAYPTLVHLPSSYLDCFISVNPNQEAVEKVFSMIPSFYWQTLETEDQKCQSTEATISQECHTETALVLIGRALFLNPLAMHHALELMWRSSLDVCGIRFLYPPQELLTNFAVSKSVMHEGEHSHQPVLIMAFRGPHANSVWQEITGPSDPQLARRTDPGSISALYGHSQDQPLLYSPRLASLVHLGLCLWFGGRIAKKSLSTIQDSGDKGVRCSHVLTSSPASLCATVKADIFLLVSPVVGPRCYSYILSACAKTGFSLLGLQRAQISRKQAQSLGLTAVQVAAFCQAPTVFLAGEQVELSSHCLVLLMRRESAVRHCSRLPIGLMNELAAQGLIGSIRSRFTDVLGPHVCFHTVPYSKNYHNVLGGLMWTVPECSHMVLSKHTYPSCPDAEQVVILTLTGQNIVENEMDFLQKVLSGDSAGQEGFELLALKWEPQLSQQQAQELSPFEIGEKEWQSSVQSLTSTPALVLGLRRVRAFVTLRRLLPQNYPGNLHVLMSPTPETAFRQTCLFFSKAELVPDHTSRPSLKFLPPHHTDTPGLRSQLLYSYMREGPESLLTLALFKPGAWSHHFGKILTVIKQNGYTLVGLRVLLLDSSMANALTHPPEQQDPIEELELKYLISGPSLALGLLRVNAIKRLLELMGPEDPVEARTIDQTLWRAQYGSDRLHNGIYGSPSYRKAVEDIKLVFPEGVCCNETLVMRHEQISCMHSDPEARLDREQLHTFRTPDKDKFSSGFSQGPLVCSALCQTTCLLIPSNLLRQNQPPLYSELLQRLLRTGCHLVAGRLCTPDEKQRQHMCELLRSSAGEALLCEGPCLIIALQADNAITCFDIILESICRERPDFKRVTMKLLYPKSESGAVKLLCYLFDDLYIDSHP, from the exons ATGCAGAAGAATTTGCATCTAGACGACATTATATCAAAGATACCATCCCTTGACTCTGACCTATCATCA TCAGACAATGAAGGAGAGATGTCTGTTCTAAAGCAACTAACGTTAGTGACTCACTTACCGAAAGGAAGCAGCATGAACCTGGAGTGTCCAAAAGTcaag CCATTTACTTCCTGGATGGATGATAGCCAAAAAGGTGACTCTAATCCTCGGCTTCCTGTGGGTCACAAAACAGAAGAATCGCTGAATGAAAAAGTGCCAGAGAAAACAGAACACAATGTGCCTTTGCAACAAAAAGCAAACAAGACTGATTGGATAGAGACCGAGTTCTGTCCTGTTTTATCACTGACA CCTCTTGATACCTGGGATCTTGACCAAGTCCTTCAGACTCTACAGCAACACAAACCTCTTGTCAAGCCAATTCAGTCCGATACATGCAGAG GCAATGAgagtgaaattaatgaaaatgatttaatgaaGCAGCTGGTTGCTTTTTGTGAGAAGAAAGTAAATGAGATGGAAATAAAGACACATGTTTCATCTACGAAAACTCATAATATACAAGAATCATCCCTCAG ATATACTGGGCAACAGATGAATGAGACCTCAGCACAATTACAACACAATCAAGATTCTCCAACCATATATATTGATTTGCGCAACAATGCATTTCAAACGAAACAATCAGTCATTAGCCAGAGTAACAGCGTCGTAAGTCCTGCAAACCCAGACAAGAAAAAGAGCTCCACTAAGAAAACGTCTAACACTAATGCAAGAGCAAATGGACAGAAAAG aGAATTTTCTGGGAAGAGTTTATTACTCCGAAAAATGAGACAGTCAGAAGAAAGTATGTTAGAGATGTCTGGGAGCTGGAGAAATCCTCAAGATTTTGCTGGGGATAAGCAGAAAAACTCTTCAGGGAAAAGAATAAAGGAAAACCATGATTCTGAAACTAGCTGCAATGAACCTGGTATTCGGCAGGTCAGTGTCTGCTGTCCTACTGTGAAACATGACCAACGTAAACAGAATACTCCATCTTCTCACATTCCAGCTGCTCGAAACAAACAAAG AGAGCAACACAGTCATAAATTCAGATGGCAGAAGGATCTGAAGTTCTTGCAAGCATTCAGACCTGAATATCTTAATAACTGTCCGGAAGCTGCTGAGAGGACTGATATTCTTTATGAGCCT GAAGTATCCTACCTTCCTTCAGTGAACACTCTACCTCCAGATCTACAGATGAAGGAGTGTTTGCTGCTGACTGTGTCCTTATCCAGTCCTGGGGTGGTGGCTGGaagaacacagagaaaaacaaagacaaaggaTTCAGCCTTGATCAAATCACATGTTTACAATGCACTCATAGCATGGTTCATGTCTTTG ACTGATCCAAAAACCTGTGGGAGAAAAGGTAACAAGCTTGATGCCCCTTTCTGGGTGGCTGGGCTGCAGCAGTTTTACAAAGAAGATGGCTTGGCCTTGTACATCTGTGCCATGTCTCACGAGGATTGTCGAACTGGCTGTAGAAATTCCCGG ATGAAGAAGGTGGAAAGCGACGAGAGCTTGTTTTATAGACGAGTTTGCAAGTTCTTTGCACAGACGCCATTGAAGACTGTTGCCTTCTGGGTACCTCAGCTTAATCATTTGCTGGAGGAACAGGCTTATCCTACCCTTGTCCACTTACCCTCATCCTACCTGGACTGCTTCATCTCTGTCAACCCAAATCAAGAG GCTGTTGAAAAGGTCTTTAGTATGATCCCAAGTTTCTACTGGCAAACTCTGGAAACAGAAGATCAAAAATGTCAAAGCACAGAAGCCACAATTTCTCAAGAGTGCCATACTGAG aCAGCACTTGTTCTGATAGGCAGGGCACTGTTTCTTAACCCACTGGCAATGCATCACGCACTTGAGCTTATGTGGAGATCAAGTCTAGATGTATGTGGTATCCGCTTCCTATATCCGCCCCAAGAGCTCCTGACAAACTTTGCAG TCAGCAAGTCAGTTATGCATGAAGGGGAACATTCTCATCAGCCAGTGCTCATCATGGCTTTCCGGGGTCCTCACGCTAACTCAGTGTGGCAGGAGATCACAGGGCCATCAGACCCGCAGCTGGCAAGGCGGACAGATCCAGGATCCATCAGTGCCCTGTACGGTCACAGTCAAGACCAGCCCCTGCTCTACTCACCCCGTCTTGCCAGTCTTGTGCATCTGGGGCTCTGCTTGTGGTTTGGTGGTAGAATAGCAAAAAAGAGCCTGTCAAC GATCCAGGACTCTGGTGACAAAGGAGTCAGATGTTCCCATGTTCTGACCTCTTCTCCAGCAAGTTTATGTGCCACAGTGAAAG CGGATATATTTCTCCTTGTGTCTCCTGTGGTTGGACCACGCTGTTACAGCTATATACTATCTGCATGTGCAAAAACAGGCTTCAGTCTATTGGGACTTCAAAGAGCACAGATCTCCAGGAAACAAGCTCAATCTCTGGGACTCACCGCAGTGCAG GTAGCAGCATTCTGTCAAGCTCCCACAGTGTTTCTGGCTGGAGAACAGGTTGAGCTGTCCTCTCATTGCCTGGTGCTGCTCATGAGGAGAGAAAGTGCAGTTAGACACTGTTCCAGACTGCCGATAG GTTTGATGAATGAGCTTGCTGCACAAGGCCTTATTGGATCGATCCGTTCAAGATTCACAGACGTTCTGGGTCCACATGTCTGCTTTCATACTGTACCCTACTCTAAAAACTACCACAATGTTCTGG GTGGGCTCATGTGGACAGTGCCGGAGTGTAGCCACATGGTCTTGTCCAAACACACATATCCCTCTTGTCCAGATGCAGAGCAGGTGGTGATTCTCACACTTACTGGTCAAAACATTGTGGAGAATGAAATGGACTTTCTTCAGAAGGTTCTCAGTGGAGATTCAGCAG gacAAGAGGGATTTGAGTTGCTTGCACTAAAGTGGGAGCCACAGCTGTCTCAGCAGCAGGCACAAGAGTTGAGCCCGTTTGAGATCGGAGAAAAAGAGTGGCAGAGCAGTGTGCAGAGCTTGACATCCACTCCTGCCCTGGTTTTGGGTTTGAGGAGGGTGAGGGCATTTGTCACCCTACGTAGACTTTTACCACAAAATTACCCAGGTAACCTGCATGTATTGATGTCCCCCACGCCTGAGACAGCTTTCAGACAGACCTGCCTCTTCTTCTCTAAGGCAGAATTGGTCCCTG ATCACACTAGTCGTCCATCATTGAAATTCTTACCGCCTCATCACACTGACACTCCTG GTCTCAGAAGTCAGTTGCTTTACAGTTACATGAGAGAGG GCCCAGAGTCACTTTTGACTCTAGCTCTGTTTAAGCCTGGAGCCTGGAGCCATCACTTTGGTAAAATTCTTACCGTAATCAAACAGAACGGATATACTCTAGTGGGCTTGCGTGTGCTTCTGCTGGACTCGAGCATGGCAAATGCACTGACACATCCACCAGAGCAACAG GATCCCATTGAGGAACTGGAGTTGAAGTACTTGATATCAGGCCCCTCACTAGCTTTGGGTTTACTGAGAGTGAATGCAATAAAGAGGCTGTTGGAGCTGATGGGCCCTGAGGATCCTGTTGAAGCCCGTACCATAGACCAGACTCTATGGAGGGCCCAGTATGGCTCTGACAGGCTGCATAATGGCATCTATG GATCTCCGTCTTATCGAAAGGCTGTAGAAGACATAAAACTGGTATTTCCTGAGGGTGTGTGCTGCAATGAAACTTTAGTTATGAGACATGAGCAG atatccTGCATGCATTCAGATCCTGAAGCTAGATTGGATCGGGAACAGCTCCACACATTTAGAACTCCTGATAAAGACAAATTTTCTTCAGGATTCAGTCAAG GGCCTTTGGTCTGCAGTGCACTTTGTCAGACCACCTGCCTGCTGATACCTTCCAACCTCCTGCGGCAGAATCAACCACCTCTGTACTCAGAGCTACTGCAGCGGCTGCTTAGGACAGGCTGCCACCTGGTGGCTGGAAGGCTCTGCACACCAGATGAGAAACAAAGGCAGCACATGTGCGAGTTACTGAGGTCATCTGCTGGTGAAGCACTTCTATGTGAAGGCCCCTGCCTGATCATTGCTTTGCAAGCAGACAATGCCATCACTTGTTTTGACATCATTCTCGAGAG cATTTGCAGGGAGAGACCTGACTTTAAGAGAGTTACAATGAAACTTCTTTACCCAAAGTCTGAAAGTGGG GCAGTGAAATTGCTGTGTTACCTGTTTGATGATCTCTATATTGACAGTCATCCATAA
- the LOC109049517 gene encoding dynein axonemal assembly factor 8 isoform X1: MQKNLHLDDIISKIPSLDSDLSSSDNEGEMSVLKQLTLVTHLPKGSSMNLECPKVKPFTSWMDDSQKGDSNPRLPVGHKTEESLNEKVPEKTEHNVPLQQKANKTDWIETEFCPVLSLTPLDTWDLDQVLQTLQQHKPLVKPIQSDTCRGNESEINENDLMKQLVAFCEKKVNEMEIKTHVSSTKTHNIQESSLRYTGQQMNETSAQLQHNQDSPTIYIDLRNNAFQTKQSVISQSNSVVSPANPDKKKSSTKKTSNTNARANGQKREFSGKSLLLRKMRQSEESMLEMSGSWRNPQDFAGDKQKNSSGKRIKENHDSETSCNEPGIRQVSVCCPTVKHDQRKQNTPSSHIPAARNKQREQHSHKFRWQKDLKFLQAFRPEYLNNCPEAAERTDILYEPEVSYLPSVNTLPPDLQMKECLLLTVSLSSPGVVAGRTQRKTKTKDSALIKSHVYNALIAWFMSLTDPKTCGRKGNKLDAPFWVAGLQQFYKEDGLALYICAMSHEDCRTGCRNSRMKKVESDESLFYRRVCKFFAQTPLKTVAFWVPQLNHLLEEQAYPTLVHLPSSYLDCFISVNPNQEAVEKVFSMIPSFYWQTLETEDQKCQSTEATISQECHTETALVLIGRALFLNPLAMHHALELMWRSSLDVCGIRFLYPPQELLTNFAVSKSVMHEGEHSHQPVLIMAFRGPHANSVWQEITGPSDPQLARRTDPGSISALYGHSQDQPLLYSPRLASLVHLGLCLWFGGRIAKKSLSTIQDSGDKGVRCSHVLTSSPASLCATVKADIFLLVSPVVGPRCYSYILSACAKTGFSLLGLQRAQISRKQAQSLGLTAVQVAAFCQAPTVFLAGEQVELSSHCLVLLMRRESAVRHCSRLPIGLMNELAAQGLIGSIRSRFTDVLGPHVCFHTVPYSKNYHNVLGGLMWTVPECSHMVLSKHTYPSCPDAEQVVILTLTGQNIVENEMDFLQKVLSGDSAGQEGFELLALKWEPQLSQQQAQELSPFEIGEKEWQSSVQSLTSTPALVLGLRRVRAFVTLRRLLPQNYPGNLHVLMSPTPETAFRQTCLFFSKAELVPDHTSRPSLKFLPPHHTDTPGLRSQLLYSYMREGPESLLTLALFKPGAWSHHFGKILTVIKQNGYTLVGLRVLLLDSSMANALTHPPEQQDPIEELELKYLISGPSLALGLLRVNAIKRLLELMGPEDPVEARTIDQTLWRAQYGSDRLHNGIYGSPSYRKAVEDIKLVFPEGVCCNETLVMRHEQISCMHSDPEARLDREQLHTFRTPDKDKFSSGFSQVGPLVCSALCQTTCLLIPSNLLRQNQPPLYSELLQRLLRTGCHLVAGRLCTPDEKQRQHMCELLRSSAGEALLCEGPCLIIALQADNAITCFDIILESICRERPDFKRVTMKLLYPKSESGAVKLLCYLFDDLYIDSHP, translated from the exons ATGCAGAAGAATTTGCATCTAGACGACATTATATCAAAGATACCATCCCTTGACTCTGACCTATCATCA TCAGACAATGAAGGAGAGATGTCTGTTCTAAAGCAACTAACGTTAGTGACTCACTTACCGAAAGGAAGCAGCATGAACCTGGAGTGTCCAAAAGTcaag CCATTTACTTCCTGGATGGATGATAGCCAAAAAGGTGACTCTAATCCTCGGCTTCCTGTGGGTCACAAAACAGAAGAATCGCTGAATGAAAAAGTGCCAGAGAAAACAGAACACAATGTGCCTTTGCAACAAAAAGCAAACAAGACTGATTGGATAGAGACCGAGTTCTGTCCTGTTTTATCACTGACA CCTCTTGATACCTGGGATCTTGACCAAGTCCTTCAGACTCTACAGCAACACAAACCTCTTGTCAAGCCAATTCAGTCCGATACATGCAGAG GCAATGAgagtgaaattaatgaaaatgatttaatgaaGCAGCTGGTTGCTTTTTGTGAGAAGAAAGTAAATGAGATGGAAATAAAGACACATGTTTCATCTACGAAAACTCATAATATACAAGAATCATCCCTCAG ATATACTGGGCAACAGATGAATGAGACCTCAGCACAATTACAACACAATCAAGATTCTCCAACCATATATATTGATTTGCGCAACAATGCATTTCAAACGAAACAATCAGTCATTAGCCAGAGTAACAGCGTCGTAAGTCCTGCAAACCCAGACAAGAAAAAGAGCTCCACTAAGAAAACGTCTAACACTAATGCAAGAGCAAATGGACAGAAAAG aGAATTTTCTGGGAAGAGTTTATTACTCCGAAAAATGAGACAGTCAGAAGAAAGTATGTTAGAGATGTCTGGGAGCTGGAGAAATCCTCAAGATTTTGCTGGGGATAAGCAGAAAAACTCTTCAGGGAAAAGAATAAAGGAAAACCATGATTCTGAAACTAGCTGCAATGAACCTGGTATTCGGCAGGTCAGTGTCTGCTGTCCTACTGTGAAACATGACCAACGTAAACAGAATACTCCATCTTCTCACATTCCAGCTGCTCGAAACAAACAAAG AGAGCAACACAGTCATAAATTCAGATGGCAGAAGGATCTGAAGTTCTTGCAAGCATTCAGACCTGAATATCTTAATAACTGTCCGGAAGCTGCTGAGAGGACTGATATTCTTTATGAGCCT GAAGTATCCTACCTTCCTTCAGTGAACACTCTACCTCCAGATCTACAGATGAAGGAGTGTTTGCTGCTGACTGTGTCCTTATCCAGTCCTGGGGTGGTGGCTGGaagaacacagagaaaaacaaagacaaaggaTTCAGCCTTGATCAAATCACATGTTTACAATGCACTCATAGCATGGTTCATGTCTTTG ACTGATCCAAAAACCTGTGGGAGAAAAGGTAACAAGCTTGATGCCCCTTTCTGGGTGGCTGGGCTGCAGCAGTTTTACAAAGAAGATGGCTTGGCCTTGTACATCTGTGCCATGTCTCACGAGGATTGTCGAACTGGCTGTAGAAATTCCCGG ATGAAGAAGGTGGAAAGCGACGAGAGCTTGTTTTATAGACGAGTTTGCAAGTTCTTTGCACAGACGCCATTGAAGACTGTTGCCTTCTGGGTACCTCAGCTTAATCATTTGCTGGAGGAACAGGCTTATCCTACCCTTGTCCACTTACCCTCATCCTACCTGGACTGCTTCATCTCTGTCAACCCAAATCAAGAG GCTGTTGAAAAGGTCTTTAGTATGATCCCAAGTTTCTACTGGCAAACTCTGGAAACAGAAGATCAAAAATGTCAAAGCACAGAAGCCACAATTTCTCAAGAGTGCCATACTGAG aCAGCACTTGTTCTGATAGGCAGGGCACTGTTTCTTAACCCACTGGCAATGCATCACGCACTTGAGCTTATGTGGAGATCAAGTCTAGATGTATGTGGTATCCGCTTCCTATATCCGCCCCAAGAGCTCCTGACAAACTTTGCAG TCAGCAAGTCAGTTATGCATGAAGGGGAACATTCTCATCAGCCAGTGCTCATCATGGCTTTCCGGGGTCCTCACGCTAACTCAGTGTGGCAGGAGATCACAGGGCCATCAGACCCGCAGCTGGCAAGGCGGACAGATCCAGGATCCATCAGTGCCCTGTACGGTCACAGTCAAGACCAGCCCCTGCTCTACTCACCCCGTCTTGCCAGTCTTGTGCATCTGGGGCTCTGCTTGTGGTTTGGTGGTAGAATAGCAAAAAAGAGCCTGTCAAC GATCCAGGACTCTGGTGACAAAGGAGTCAGATGTTCCCATGTTCTGACCTCTTCTCCAGCAAGTTTATGTGCCACAGTGAAAG CGGATATATTTCTCCTTGTGTCTCCTGTGGTTGGACCACGCTGTTACAGCTATATACTATCTGCATGTGCAAAAACAGGCTTCAGTCTATTGGGACTTCAAAGAGCACAGATCTCCAGGAAACAAGCTCAATCTCTGGGACTCACCGCAGTGCAG GTAGCAGCATTCTGTCAAGCTCCCACAGTGTTTCTGGCTGGAGAACAGGTTGAGCTGTCCTCTCATTGCCTGGTGCTGCTCATGAGGAGAGAAAGTGCAGTTAGACACTGTTCCAGACTGCCGATAG GTTTGATGAATGAGCTTGCTGCACAAGGCCTTATTGGATCGATCCGTTCAAGATTCACAGACGTTCTGGGTCCACATGTCTGCTTTCATACTGTACCCTACTCTAAAAACTACCACAATGTTCTGG GTGGGCTCATGTGGACAGTGCCGGAGTGTAGCCACATGGTCTTGTCCAAACACACATATCCCTCTTGTCCAGATGCAGAGCAGGTGGTGATTCTCACACTTACTGGTCAAAACATTGTGGAGAATGAAATGGACTTTCTTCAGAAGGTTCTCAGTGGAGATTCAGCAG gacAAGAGGGATTTGAGTTGCTTGCACTAAAGTGGGAGCCACAGCTGTCTCAGCAGCAGGCACAAGAGTTGAGCCCGTTTGAGATCGGAGAAAAAGAGTGGCAGAGCAGTGTGCAGAGCTTGACATCCACTCCTGCCCTGGTTTTGGGTTTGAGGAGGGTGAGGGCATTTGTCACCCTACGTAGACTTTTACCACAAAATTACCCAGGTAACCTGCATGTATTGATGTCCCCCACGCCTGAGACAGCTTTCAGACAGACCTGCCTCTTCTTCTCTAAGGCAGAATTGGTCCCTG ATCACACTAGTCGTCCATCATTGAAATTCTTACCGCCTCATCACACTGACACTCCTG GTCTCAGAAGTCAGTTGCTTTACAGTTACATGAGAGAGG GCCCAGAGTCACTTTTGACTCTAGCTCTGTTTAAGCCTGGAGCCTGGAGCCATCACTTTGGTAAAATTCTTACCGTAATCAAACAGAACGGATATACTCTAGTGGGCTTGCGTGTGCTTCTGCTGGACTCGAGCATGGCAAATGCACTGACACATCCACCAGAGCAACAG GATCCCATTGAGGAACTGGAGTTGAAGTACTTGATATCAGGCCCCTCACTAGCTTTGGGTTTACTGAGAGTGAATGCAATAAAGAGGCTGTTGGAGCTGATGGGCCCTGAGGATCCTGTTGAAGCCCGTACCATAGACCAGACTCTATGGAGGGCCCAGTATGGCTCTGACAGGCTGCATAATGGCATCTATG GATCTCCGTCTTATCGAAAGGCTGTAGAAGACATAAAACTGGTATTTCCTGAGGGTGTGTGCTGCAATGAAACTTTAGTTATGAGACATGAGCAG atatccTGCATGCATTCAGATCCTGAAGCTAGATTGGATCGGGAACAGCTCCACACATTTAGAACTCCTGATAAAGACAAATTTTCTTCAGGATTCAGTCAAG TAGGGCCTTTGGTCTGCAGTGCACTTTGTCAGACCACCTGCCTGCTGATACCTTCCAACCTCCTGCGGCAGAATCAACCACCTCTGTACTCAGAGCTACTGCAGCGGCTGCTTAGGACAGGCTGCCACCTGGTGGCTGGAAGGCTCTGCACACCAGATGAGAAACAAAGGCAGCACATGTGCGAGTTACTGAGGTCATCTGCTGGTGAAGCACTTCTATGTGAAGGCCCCTGCCTGATCATTGCTTTGCAAGCAGACAATGCCATCACTTGTTTTGACATCATTCTCGAGAG cATTTGCAGGGAGAGACCTGACTTTAAGAGAGTTACAATGAAACTTCTTTACCCAAAGTCTGAAAGTGGG GCAGTGAAATTGCTGTGTTACCTGTTTGATGATCTCTATATTGACAGTCATCCATAA